A region from the Hyalangium gracile genome encodes:
- a CDS encoding HAMP domain-containing sensor histidine kinase, with product MTLRGRLLLAQAPLALALVLVGVVAVVTLGRVGRSGQEILQDNYRSVLAMQRMTEELERMDRAALFIVVGERQRGREQQAVQRQLLETELRVQEQNITEPGEVEATQRLREAWTRYQADYDEFLALDGTEPTRERYFSSLAAAFQEAKAAAAAIMELNQDAMARKSDSLRRQSQRVNTLMVTAVLAAFVVGLFASATLTHRALRPVSVLSQAVRRVGQGDMAARAVVEGRDEIASLSRDFNTMAERLEQYQRSSLGELLQAQAASQAAIDSLPDPVMVFGAGGALLNVNRAAEDVLRLSLESGGDALGRTAPEVREVLERVRTHVLGGKGAYQPRGYEEAVSVAVPEGQRWLLPRGSPVYGESGDVAGATVILQDVTRLRRFDELKNDLVATVAHEFRTPLTSLRMAIHLCLEGVVGPVTEKQADLLFAAREDCERLQGIVDDLLDLSRIQAGRLLLNLQRISTGMLVEHALGAHRVAAEDRNVRLTQEIAPEVEEVEVDADRVQLVLSNLVANGVRHTPSEGEVTVRVVREEGRVRFEVKDTGEGIPPEEQARIFEKFYRAPGAPAGGAGLGLSIARDIVQAHGGEIGVTSAPGQGSTFWFTLPQSA from the coding sequence ATGACGCTGCGTGGCCGTCTGTTGCTGGCCCAGGCTCCGCTGGCGCTCGCGCTGGTGCTGGTGGGCGTGGTGGCCGTGGTGACGTTGGGGCGAGTGGGGCGCTCCGGACAGGAGATCCTCCAGGACAACTACCGCAGCGTGCTGGCCATGCAGCGGATGACGGAGGAGCTCGAGCGCATGGACCGGGCCGCCCTCTTCATCGTCGTGGGCGAGCGCCAGCGCGGACGAGAGCAGCAGGCTGTGCAGCGCCAGTTGCTGGAGACGGAGCTGCGCGTCCAGGAGCAGAACATCACCGAGCCCGGCGAGGTGGAAGCCACCCAGCGCCTGCGCGAGGCCTGGACGCGCTACCAGGCCGACTACGATGAGTTCCTCGCGTTGGACGGAACGGAGCCCACGCGAGAGCGCTACTTCTCGTCCCTGGCGGCGGCCTTCCAGGAGGCCAAGGCCGCGGCAGCCGCCATCATGGAGCTGAACCAGGACGCCATGGCGCGCAAGAGCGACTCCCTGCGCAGGCAGAGCCAGCGCGTGAACACGCTGATGGTGACGGCGGTGCTGGCCGCGTTCGTCGTGGGCCTGTTCGCCTCCGCGACGCTGACGCACCGGGCGCTGCGGCCGGTGTCCGTGCTCTCGCAGGCGGTGCGGAGGGTGGGGCAGGGGGACATGGCGGCGCGAGCGGTGGTGGAGGGGCGGGACGAGATCGCCTCGCTCAGCCGGGACTTCAACACCATGGCGGAGCGGCTCGAGCAGTACCAGCGCAGCAGCCTGGGCGAGCTGCTCCAGGCGCAGGCCGCCTCCCAGGCCGCGATCGACAGCTTGCCGGATCCGGTGATGGTGTTCGGAGCGGGAGGCGCGCTGCTCAACGTCAACCGCGCCGCGGAGGACGTGCTGAGGCTCTCGTTGGAGTCCGGAGGGGACGCGCTGGGGCGCACCGCACCGGAGGTACGCGAGGTGCTCGAGCGGGTGCGGACCCACGTGCTGGGAGGGAAGGGAGCCTACCAGCCGCGCGGCTACGAGGAGGCAGTGTCGGTGGCAGTGCCAGAGGGGCAGCGGTGGCTGCTGCCGCGAGGCAGCCCCGTGTACGGCGAGAGCGGTGACGTGGCGGGCGCCACGGTCATCCTCCAGGACGTGACGCGCCTGCGAAGGTTCGACGAGCTGAAGAATGACCTCGTGGCGACGGTGGCGCATGAGTTCCGCACGCCGCTGACGTCGCTGCGCATGGCCATCCACCTGTGCCTGGAGGGCGTGGTGGGGCCGGTGACGGAGAAGCAGGCGGACCTGCTGTTCGCCGCGCGAGAGGACTGCGAGAGGCTGCAAGGCATCGTGGATGACTTGCTGGACCTCTCGCGCATCCAGGCGGGGAGACTGCTGCTGAACCTCCAGCGGATCTCCACGGGGATGCTGGTGGAGCACGCGCTGGGCGCGCATCGGGTCGCGGCGGAGGACCGGAATGTGCGGCTGACCCAGGAGATAGCGCCCGAGGTGGAGGAGGTGGAGGTGGATGCCGACCGGGTGCAGTTGGTGCTGTCGAACCTGGTGGCGAACGGCGTACGGCACACGCCCTCGGAGGGAGAGGTGACGGTGCGGGTGGTGCGAGAGGAAGGCCGGGTGCGCTTCGAGGTGAAGGACACGGGCGAGGGGATTCCGCCCGAGGAGCAGGCGCGCATCTTCGAGAAGTTCTACCGAGCGCCGGGAGCACCGGCCGGCGGAGCCGGACTGGGCCTGTCCATCGCGAGAGACATCGTCCAGGCGCACGGGGGAGAGATAGGCGTGACGAGCGCACCGGGTCAGGGCAGCACGTTCTGGTTCACCCTGCCGCAGTCAGCTTGA